The DNA region CGTCTATAAGAATCTCAAACTTCATAAATAATTTCCATGCAGATCAAAAAGCTTGATGGCTCTGAGTTCCGAAATGCTTTTGACCGCCAATCTGTTCGCGTATGAATCTTACAagttgaaaatttattttctctcctcctgtatttttgtttatcttttgctctgttgggtttttttttttccaacaactCAAAGGGCCGAAAGGTATTCTCTTTTCATATTCTTCTCTCCCAATTTCTTTAgggttaatttcaattttcttatgcTATTTGCATTGGTGCTTTTTAGAGTTTAACTATTTGATTTCACAGATTCATTTCAAACACAGTAAATAGTTACATTTTAAATTCGTATTTCATAACTTGGTTGCTCGATTCTAATGTCGATTCGTTACAACAGAAGTGAACATTTTCTTTCAATAATTTAATCTGATGTAACTCTGTTTTTGTTCTCTCATGTCTAGGTTGGTCAAGGACATGGGGATAAGAGCACTTTGGAAATGGGTACGAAAGGAAATAAACTTGCTGAACTGCATTGGCATCTATTGTTCTGGTTTTTCTTTGACAAGTTAACTTGCTCTCTCTTTGCAGTACGGTGCACAAATATGGAAAAAGCACGACAGGGGAAAGCTGGGATATTGTTGTGGATGAGGAGACCTATTACGAGTGAGTCTGGACTTGGTTCTGGTTCTGTCTACATATAGTATGTTGAAGCAGTCAAAAGGATTTCAGGGGCTATAAGGGATGGCTGTAGAGGCCACCCGCTCGATATTGCCTTGTTCGGTTGTTCATCCAGATACAAATTCTTGTTTAGCTCAGAATGCACGGGCTACATCAGCTACATTTAGGAAAACATTTCCGCTTTACTTTTCTTTGATGTTTGTACCATTCGTTGTTTTCAGCCTACAGAAGGTAAATTCTTCAAACTCAgccttttcttctcattttttaCTAGGATAATGCTTCTTTAACAATTATTTTCTGAAATGGTGCGTTTACCTATTAGTTCTGCCGACCACGATATTGGATTTATTGCCATGAATGCACATTTGCCTTCAGAAGGCAATTCGATCTAACTTTTTCACTTCCCTTGAGTTAAGATCTAACTTTTTCACTCTAACGGAATGTTCTGTGCAGACTGGGGGTTATTACATAGCATTTTTACTCACTTCAAGAGATCTGTTTTACTTTCCGATCAGTTTGAGTGAATAAATTCCTTGTGAACTTGGAAATCTCTCAAGTCTAAGTGTTTTGCACCTCGGTTGATATGAGTTTTGTAGATACTAGAAGAGCAAATGATTGTTAAGAGTAGTGGATTAAATCATTTACGTGTTTGATATGCCTAGCTAGCTACGAGGGTCTTCAGTCTTAGCTTCGACTTGTACGAAGGACCGTTCCCAGTTCCTGGTGGGGTTGTGAATATGACTGGTCTTAAAGTCCTTATTATCTTTGAGCAAGAAAAATCAAAGCTTTAATTATTCTGCATGACTTTTCATGCATTCACCATcgtatggaatatatcacagtTTTTGGCCAAATTTTCCACATAAAATTTAATCCTCTCAACTTCCTAACATTATCAAACATTCAATGACAGTCGGACTGTCTCATTCAATGACAGTCTGATCTGGAGATAAAGTTGACAAGTATTATTATACGGCAACTTGATGATGTTGCTGGTGATGTATCTGGATTGGCCGTGAAATGGTATGGAATTTGTTTATGATTTTGCCAATTACACAAACTGAGTCGTTTTTGCTGTTATCTGTTGGAGTTTTATGAGTTGTGTCTGGTGTGCCTTGCCATGAATAGTGAAGGATCATTGACTCTCTACTTCTTAGCAGTAGCTGGATAGTCTTTCATATACAATTGGATCATGATAATGTTTTGAGGCATTTCAAATTATTCCACATGTAAATAGTTTTGAATTCAGAGTTTAGTCTTTCGATTTCAAGCTGCCATATGATCTTTGAATAGTTCAAGCATTTTTGTTGTCATTCTAATTCTCTGAAGGTAAATAGAAAAATTGTATGTAAATCGAACAATGATTCATAATCTTTTGCATGTTGGTACTATTGTTGATCCAAAGCCACAAGAACTTTGTTGGTCTAATCTTTTTTGCATGTAAATAGAAGTCTGATCTTTTTTGTGTATACAAGTAACAGTATCATTTAAACGCTTTTAAATCCCGCAGCATCGCATGGGCAATTTTTGCTAGTTATAaccaaatgtatgaaattgaaatgtcaTAGAAGTGTTGTACGAGGTTacaatttgagagatttttcattgtgatcggAACACGGGATGAtataccacgtgtcattatataaatggtagaatatgtgttaaaaaataaaattttcatcacttgtataaaaacacgtggtgtaccactcatgtttcgatcacactgaaaaatttgtCGTTACAATTGTACCAAAATTTAAAGAAGTAAATTGTATTTTACCCTTCTTACTTTCACTTGCTCATTTACTTGTTCGACGCCCGGCTTAGGTGGGAGTATTATATCCCAGTAAAAATATCAcatccataaaaaaaattaaatttttcatcTATATTAATACAATGTATTTGAAGGACCGACGATTCCCAATTCCAAGTGGGGTCTCCCTTGATCTTTCTGGAAacttttttaattctttgatgCCGAGGTGGGTTTTCAGTCTTAAAAATCTAGTTTCTCTTCGTCTCAGTGATTGTTGGTTCCAAGGTCCAATTCCTAGCATTTCACAGAATATCACATCTTTGAGGGAAATTGATTTGTCAGGCAATTCTGTTAGTCTTGATCCGATTCCCAAATGGCTGTTTAACCAAAAAGACCTTGCCTTGAGTCTAGAATCTAATAACCTCACAGGACAACTTCCTAGCAGTATTCAGAATATGACTGGTCTTACAGCTCTTGATCTCAGTTTCAACGACTTCAATTCTACCATACCTGAATGGTTGTATAGCTTGACCAATCTCGAGTCCTTACTTCTTTCTTCCAGTGTCTTGCATGGTGAAATATCGAGTTCCATTGGAAACATGACATCCCTTGTCAATCTTCACTTGGATGGTAATCAGTTGGAAGGGAAAATCCCAAATTCTTTGGGACATCTTTGTAAGTTGAAAGTTCTTGATCTGTCAGAGAACCATTTCATGGTTCGAAGACCATCCGAAATCTTTGAAAGTTTGTCCAGATGTGGTCCAGATGGAATAAAGTCATTGTCGTTGAGGTATACTAATATATCAGGTCACATTCCAATGTCACTAGGAAATCTGTCAAGCTTAGAAAAATTGGACATATCTTTAAATCAGTTTAATGGAACTTTCACAGAAGTTATTGGTCAGCTCAAAATGCTAACGGATTTGGATATATCTTATAATTCGTTAGAAGGTGTGGTGTCGGAAGTGTCTTTTAGCAACCTTACAAAGTTGAAGCATTTCATTGCAAAAGGAAACTCATTTACTCTGAAAACTAGTCGAGATTGGGTTCCTCCTTTTCAACTTGAAATTTTGCAGCTGGATTCCTGGCATTTGGGGCCTGAATGGCCAATGTGGTTGCGGACACAAACGCAATTAAAAGAACTAAGCTTGTCTGGTACAGGAATTTCAAGTACTATTCCAACTTGGTTTTGGAACTTAACTTTCCAATTAGATTATCTGAATCTCTCTCACAATCAGTTGTATGGGCAGATTCAAAATATATTTGGTGCTTATGATTCAACGGTTGATCTTAGTTCTAACCAATTCACTGGTGCATTGCCTATTGTTCCCACCTCATTATATTGGCTagatctttccaattcatcattTTCTGGATCTGTTTTCCACTTCTTCTGTGATAGGCCGGATGAACCAAAGCAACTTTATATTCTTCATCTCGGGAACAATTTGCTCACTGGAAAAGTACCCGATTGTTGGATGAGTTGGCAATCCTTGAGATTCCtaaatttagaaaacaacatCCTAACTGGGAATGTCCCAATGTCCATGGGATACTTAGTTTGGCTGGGATCCCTGCACTTGCGCAATAATCACCTGTACGGAGAATTGCCACATTCCCTACAGAATACCTCGTTGTCAGTTCTTGACCTTAGTGGAAATGGGTTTTCCGGAAGCATACCAATATGGATAGGGAAAAGCCTTTCAGAGTTGCATGTTCTTATCCTTCGTTCAAATAAGTTTGAAGGAGATATTCCTAATGAAGTTTGTTATTTGACAAGTCTCCAGATATTGGACCTTGCACATAACAAACTCTCAGGAATGATACCGAGATGCTTCCACAATTTGAGCGCCTTGGCTgatttttcacaaatattttctACAACTAGTTTTTGGGGTGTGGAAGAGGATGGACTTACAGAGAATGCAATCTTGGTAACGAAAGGGATAGAAATGGAATATACCAAGATTCTGGGATTCGTAAAAGGCATGGATCTTTCATGCAACTTTATGTATGGAGAGATCCCTGAAGAACTTACCGGCCTCCTCGCATTGCAGTCACTCAATTTATCGAATAATCACTTCACCGGAGGAATTCCTTCAAAGATTGGTAGTATGGCACAGTTAGAATCTCTCGATTTTTCCATGAACCAACTTGATGGTGAAATTCCTCCAAGCATGACGAAATTGACATTTCTGAGTCACTTAAACTTGTCCTACAACAATTTGACGGGACGAATTCCGGAAAGCACTCAACTGCAGAGCCTTGATCAGTCGAGCTTCGTCGGCAACGAACTATGCGGAGCTCCACTCAACAAGAATTGCAGCACGAATGGGGTGATACCGCCACCAACAGTTGAGCAAGACGGAGGAGGAGGATACCGTTTACTCGAAGACGAGTGGTTCTACGTGAGCTTGGGAGTTGGATTCTTCACGGGGTTTTGGATTGTGCTTGGTTCTTTGCTGGTAAACATGCCATGGAGCATTCTTCTTTCACAGTTGCTGAATAGGATAGTGCTTAAAATGTATCATGTAATTGTTGAATATGTTTAGCTTTGTTTTGTACTTTGCGTAAGTTTGTTGGCATTTTCCTTGCTGCGACGAATATGCCAGTATGGTTGTGTTGTATGATTTTGTTAAATTTCGTCCTCttgttttattgtatttttctttcatgtTTGGCTTTAGGGGGTTAGGTTTCATGTCCCCCCCTCCCTTGTATCATTTTTGTTTTCGTTTCTAgaggggtaaggtttatgtccccccttCTTACTCAATGttgtttttctctctttcttggcATTACgaggggtaaggtttatgtTCTCCCCTGACTAGATGTAACTTATTTTTTTCGTTATCAATAAAATATCCCTCGTACCATCGAGGTTTTCTtaagaataaaaaatagaaaaaattatctcatataaaattaaaagactTGTTTTCTGACCAAGTAGTTCTTAATTCAGCAAAAGTCAATTGAATGACAAGAGAAATGTGTGAAAATGGTTTAGGAATTAGTTAcctattaattaattatcagcAAACTCACATTATTCACATTATTTCGTGGTTgtatttttaatgattttttatttacaattttaCACTTGGATCTTTCTCAAAAAACTAAAACAACGCTTCTCTCGAGTTCGAATCCCAAAACCAAAATTCAACCAGTATATATGTCCCAAGACGCAAAAGGACCAATTggcaattaaataaaatgctTTCGAATAAGATGACAGAATAAATGAACGAATTTTCAGTGTGATCGTCACACAAAGTGCTACACCACGTGTCGCTATATAAATGGtgtgatatgtgtgttaaaaaattaataacttaaaaaataaaattttcctctacttacataaaaacatgtgATGTACCGTATTGCccctcaaaattaaaaatttctccatgaACTCAACCACCTACACAACCCCGGCCACTCCACCAATGACTCTAATTTACTCAGTTTTAATTTGCTAAAgacttaatttatttatttattaacgGGTAATTAAAGAAAATCTAGTTGTGAAGTGCTAGTAGTTTGTATTGACCAGTATCGACGGATAAGAAGGGTAGTATGGTCAAAAAGGTGGTGCTGAAGTAAGGCAGTTAGTATATTTGGAAGTTAGTTAGAATTGGCGGTAAAATTAGTTAGAGCTGTTAGTACTACTAGCTTAAGAGATGGGGCAGTTAGTATTCATTCGAAAAAAAATATACAGAAACTCATAACCTCTGCTCTCTCTGcaattctctttctttctctctaagttttctgcttttcttcaATTCTCTGTGCACtgttatcatggtatcagagccggcCGATCCTTGGTTTCAATTCCGCTGTGCAAGTCTTCTTGATTGATTGAAGCTCGATGGTAGCTACAAGGTCTCAGGGTTTCTGCTCAAAGATTCAAGATTTTCATTCGTATCAGGTTCTTTGTTTGTGATTTCACAGTGCACACCATCTGTTTGCGTTATGTTCTAGTTGGAGAGTGTTGTTATTTTTCTGAAAGATTGAAGGCCCATAACCATTGTTAGAAAATTGAAAGGCCGATAGCCATTGTTTGAGAGCATAAGAGGCCGATAGCCATTGTTTGATCAAGATTTTTTGGTATTCATTCAGTTGTTTCATTGAAAAAGGCCGATAGCCAGTAGGGAAGAATCTGTGATAGTGTATTTggggttcaagaacaagtcTTGTTTGTCTGCAATATAAATTTCTGGATTAATATTCTCTGTAACCTTGTTCAAATGGCGGAATCTATTGTTAAAATTGAAGGGTTACTTGGTATGCTTACAGTGAAACTTCAAGATGATAATTTTCATtaattggtttaatttttgttcattttaaATTACGCATAGTAGTGTTGGATTCACAAACTCTTTAATTCTCCACTTTCAATCGAATAAACGAGTGTGGTATGTATTTCAAACAAACAAGATTGAACATCTAATTATTTCAGATAAAATGCACcaaacactcatcttcttctggCAAGCAAGAAAAACTAGTTTTGCCATGCGGCATGTTTGAATTGCGCGACATAAACCAAATTTCCAATCACAAATTTGGTGATAAATATAATAATTTCAATAAGTGAAAAACTCAAATAGGTTacataatttgattttttttttaaggggttcaacaaaagaaaattcaaagaacttagcgaagaaggctttggtgatttaacacaatacgttgaaatgaaggaaagcttatttattgatatccccgataaattacaagtatgtacatatacttgagtcaaaataaacaaacaagagggagccttcacaaaggttgcttaggagaagtctcggcagtcggtagagccccagaaagagaaggcaccggagggggatcattcggagcctcagtattggacagaaccctagaaggaggaggcatcagaggttgatcatttggagcttcattacgcggtacagccccagaagacgaaggcaataaatgcctttggaacaaacccacaaatctctgatgatcaagtaaaacctgaccatcagattccttcatctggtcaagcttcattttcatgtttgtagcatagtcatgtgcgagccggtgcaactgtttattctcatgcttgagccctctaatctcctgtttgagactcatcacttcagccgccaatgattcaacttggcgggttcgagcaaataggcgttgggccatattagacacagaacctgcacactgaacactaagagccagagaatccttaacagccaactcatcagaccgtttggaaagtagtctgttatctttgggagtgagaaggttcctggccactaccgcagcggccatatcattcttcatcacggaatccccaacggtaagaggaccagtaggggagacgaaggatgggcgccatatgttgtctggagaaggcggggctgcctcttcaacaaggttcaagtcaaaacgacggtcggaggggccagacattttcaaaggtgtagaagagagaagaggtcggacaaatcaagatcttagaagtgcaagaatggagcttctactggtggatattcaagtgtgctttggaacttaatgtcagcctctataaaaatctgcactcgacgaagcttcagaaatcgaagaggcgtttgctttctcaaaagctgggctgctcagagaccacgagggtcgatctcagaaatcgaagaggcgtttgctttctcaaaagctgggctgctcaaagaccacgaaggccgatctcagaaatcgaagaggtttgctttctcaaaagctgggctgctcagagaccacgagggccgatctcagaaatcgaagaggtttgctttctcaaaagctgggctgctcagagagggccgatctcagaaatcgaagaggcacctacttttccagccttgtcagcacctgtcacacgcacactcagctttgcggaaattatgggcattctgtcgagatttctggcgaagtagaaagcacatgaatcgtactgttcaatcacccacttcccacacgcaacagtagctcatgggtaccacatataactttgccaaagttctctgacaaagtcgagacacgtgaagcttgcaactctcactacaacgctctgaccaagaagggtaaaagaatagcaaagaaacaacactaacaaagtttagacacataaattttgaaggcctagctaccatattattacccacaagggtaaaggaacagtaccactgctggataattggaaagtcccggtgtgtcaacctctgtgcttcatggcaaggtagactagcaaacatgcccaacctttactcacattcgagaaaacactcccaacaagattgcttgccccaaaatcgaagaggcatcgccctccgaatctcgagagccagactcccaacatgattactttctcaaaaatcgaagagagggtaaaggaacagtaccactgctggataatttgaaagtccctgtgtgtcaacctctgtgcttcgtggcaaggtagactagcaaacatgcccaacctttactcacattcgagaaaactccccaaacaagattgcttgctccaaaatcgaagaggcaccgccctccgaatctcgagagccagacttctaacatgattactttcttaaaaatcgaagagagggtaaaggaacagtaccactgctggataattggaaagtccctgtgtgtcaacctctgtgcttcgtggcaaggtagactagcaaacatgcccaacctttactcatattcgagaaaacactcccaacaagattgcttgctccaaaatcgaagaggcaccgccctccgaatctcgagagccagactcccaacatgattactttctcaaaaatcgaagacaccgttctccgaatttcgagagccagacccccagcatgattgctttctcaaaaatcgaagaggcatcgttctccgaatctcgagagccagatccccgacaggattgcttgttcgattaccgaagaggcaccactttcccaacttcaagagccggatctccttggataaagcttgtctgtaatcttcacacgcaacatcagctttccagataccacagaccactttttcaaagtgctctgacagagttaaaacttgtgaagctggcagctcccactaccgtgctatgaccaagcagggtaaaggaatagcattattacttgatgttagggagactcctatatatgtcgacctccatccccaacggacaggcagacctgcaaaaatgctcaacccttcctcttatctaagagggcactcccaacgaagcctttcgaaatattcagctttctttccccccgataatacctctgtaaacaagctatactagagcaagaatatctcatatcatcagggttaaaagcaagagtatcccatatcatgctttttccctgtcttttcctttggccttgttcttacctgcaagacaaggagaaagagagcaatcagtcagcacttggaatcaagcttccagccaggaactgactgcctggaaccccttaccctggcattgctctcgagtactcatcttcaacatcttatgcttccagggaagataccgcatctgcctgaggaacagatagggcaactgagaaggatacaaggaagcatgtggagacaagcgtaacagcacacgtgccgatacatccactactctgtcaaaagcaaaagtatcccatatcagcagggtcgaacgtactctagatttgatggacttgttttgaccctcaaattcttcagtcggccttatactttggaggaaaccagaaaaccctccagcccagttcaagaataagcctgtggaaagttacttcttcaaaagcaaaagtatcccatatcatctcttctcatttttcttctctttatccttcatgctgcctgcaagatagggagaatgtgaacaatcagccggagctctgattgcttaccttgtctgttacctctttcagcagatcccctagctcggcgacttgggggactcctactacatggtttgtatcgcgcttgaccaagcctgaaactacaagtaagcttcaagtgacattgatacattaccttgtgcatctccaccagttacagataccacccctggatggaggaagagtacttccagagaagattccacatctacctatgagacagataaggaaagtcaagacgataccacactccggtacttagaagtttcgtggttacgagatcattctcccacaatatttcctaatgtcatttgtactaaatcattcacttgtactccctaaaggagagcttgaacctatgtacttgtgtaaacccttcacaattaatgagaactcctttattccgtggacgtagccaatctgggtgaaccacgtacatcttgtgtttgctttcctatctctatccatttatatacttatccacactaatgaccggagcaatctagcgaagatcacaaaaagtgaccgttttcgctacctaggatctatcttgcaagagaacggagaattagatggagatctcaaccatagaatacaagctggatggatgaagtgtaagagtgtatccggcgtgttgtgtgatcgtcgtaggccactgaagctcaagggaaaattttataggacggcaataaggccaacgatgttgtatggcacagaatgttgggcggtgaagcatcaacacgtacacaaaatgggtgtagcggagatgaggatgcttcgtgggatgtatgggcacacgagaaaggataagattgggaatgaggatatccaaggtaaagtaggagtagccaaaattgaaggaaatataagagaaaatcggttccggtggtttggacatgtgcaaagaaggcctactgacgctctggtTCGAAAATGTGATTACGGGACAGAAGTtaagggccgaaggggtagaggaagacctaggaaaactttggaagagaccctaagaaaatacttgattacttggatctaacggaggacatgacacaaaaccgagcgcaatggcgttctaggattcatatagccgaccccacttagtgggaaaaggctttgttgttgttgttgttgtagtttgTGGGAAAGCTACGGTAGTCCATCTCTTTGGAGGTCGGGAAGACttacagaggcatttcagctATCCTCTTACTATCATCATGTGATTCACTATCGTTAAAAATCGAACCTATGAC from Malus domestica chromosome 01, GDT2T_hap1 includes:
- the LOC103453931 gene encoding receptor-like protein EIX1, producing MYLKDRRFPIPSGVSLDLSGNFFNSLMPRWVFSLKNLVSLRLSDCWFQGPIPSISQNITSLREIDLSGNSVSLDPIPKWLFNQKDLALSLESNNLTGQLPSSIQNMTGLTALDLSFNDFNSTIPEWLYSLTNLESLLLSSSVLHGEISSSIGNMTSLVNLHLDGNQLEGKIPNSLGHLCKLKVLDLSENHFMVRRPSEIFESLSRCGPDGIKSLSLRYTNISGHIPMSLGNLSSLEKLDISLNQFNGTFTEVIGQLKMLTDLDISYNSLEGVVSEVSFSNLTKLKHFIAKGNSFTLKTSRDWVPPFQLEILQLDSWHLGPEWPMWLRTQTQLKELSLSGTGISSTIPTWFWNLTFQLDYLNLSHNQLYGQIQNIFGAYDSTVDLSSNQFTGALPIVPTSLYWLDLSNSSFSGSVFHFFCDRPDEPKQLYILHLGNNLLTGKVPDCWMSWQSLRFLNLENNILTGNVPMSMGYLVWLGSLHLRNNHLYGELPHSLQNTSLSVLDLSGNGFSGSIPIWIGKSLSELHVLILRSNKFEGDIPNEVCYLTSLQILDLAHNKLSGMIPRCFHNLSALADFSQIFSTTSFWGVEEDGLTENAILVTKGIEMEYTKILGFVKGMDLSCNFMYGEIPEELTGLLALQSLNLSNNHFTGGIPSKIGSMAQLESLDFSMNQLDGEIPPSMTKLTFLSHLNLSYNNLTGRIPESTQLQSLDQSSFVGNELCGAPLNKNCSTNGVIPPPTVEQDGGGGYRLLEDEWFYVSLGVGFFTGFWIVLGSLLVNMPWSILLSQLLNRIVLKMYHVIVEYV